The following are encoded together in the Oncorhynchus gorbuscha isolate QuinsamMale2020 ecotype Even-year linkage group LG03, OgorEven_v1.0, whole genome shotgun sequence genome:
- the LOC124023173 gene encoding rho-related GTP-binding protein Rho6-like: MFNAEKLRCCKSSRRIVIQRRMFPQCLRTTQRVWNLRSSVWSSVCGTRQGSSMAKQLGTEAYLECSAFTSEKSIHSVFRTASLACINKLQLLPKTSPTQRLSKRLLHLPSRSELLSTTFKKEKTKSCAIM, translated from the exons ATGTTCAATGCGGAAAAACTGCGATGTTGCAAGTCCTCGCGAAGGATTGTTATCCAGAG ACGTATGTTCCCACAGTGTTTGAGAACTACACAGCGTGTCTGGAACTTGAGGAGCAGCGTGTGGAGCTCAGTCTGTGGGACACGTCAG GGTTcctccatggccaagcagcttgGTACTGAGGCCTACCTGGAGTGTTCAGCGTTCACCTCAGAGAAGAGTATCCACAGTGTGTTCCGTACGGCCTCTCTGGCTTGCATCAACAAGCTCCAGCTCCTCCCCAAGACCAGCCCCACTCAACGCTTATCCAAGAGGCTCCTCCATCTCCCCAGCCGCTCCGAGCTGCTCTCCACCACCTTCAAGAAGGAGAAGACCAAGAGCTGCGCCATCATgtga